The following proteins come from a genomic window of Amaranthus tricolor cultivar Red isolate AtriRed21 chromosome 14, ASM2621246v1, whole genome shotgun sequence:
- the LOC130800340 gene encoding defensin-like protein: MRPFSFFFLMLILVLASEIGPKVGEARTCGTASHAFKGACFSNRNCANVCKTEGFPEGDCKGFRRRCFCTRPC; this comes from the exons ATGAggcctttttcattcttttttctCATGCTCATACTTGTCTTAGCCTCAG AAATTGGACCAAAAGTGGGAGAAGCAAGAACATGTGGAACAGCAAGTCATGCGTTCAAGGGAGCATGTTTTAGCAACAGGAATTGCGCAAATGTTTGCAAAACTGAAGGATTTCCTGAAGGAGATTGCAAGGGCTTTCGCAGAAGATGCTTCTGCACCAGGCCTTGTTGA